The genomic segment TTTTTCACACCGACAAGACCGCTGACCGAGGCCACGTTGACTATGCAGCCGCTGCTCTTCCTGAGAAGAGGAATGGACTGCTTGCTTACAACATAAACTCCCTTGAGGTTGGTATTCATAATCCAGTCCCATTCCTCCTCGCTGGTCTCATCGATCTTCTTTGCGATGTAGACGCCCGCATTGTTGACAAGTATGTCGAGGCCGCCGTGCTTCCGTTCAGAAAACGAAACAAGTCTTTCGGCATCGCTCTGGCTGCTCACATTGCCCTTGAAAAATTCGACACTGCCTTTTCCCCTGATCTGTGCCAGAGCCCTGTTCCCCTTTTCCCTGTTTTTGCCAGTGATTACGACGTTTGCACCCCTTGCCGCAAAGAGACTGGCGGTTGCCAGACCAATGCCTGATGTTCCTCCTGTTACGATTACCGACTTGCCGTTGAACTCATCTCTCGAGGGCATGATTGATAGTAATTCAGAGGAGGTAAATAAGCTGTCTGAATGTTTGCGACCGGGAAAGACTGTTTTGATGGATGACGTGCGGGGCACAGAAATACAGAATAAAACATGATAACCAGAGCATCACAATTATATAACCAACTGAAGGCTTTTTAACCCCGGAACAGTGCAGTTGATGCCCATTATAGAGAGAGGGAAGACAGCCATAAGGCCATCGAAGAAGATGGCTGACAGGGAGGGAGTGGCCTCTGTAGTCGGAACAATACTGGCGTTACTTGTTTTTCTCTCAATACTTGGAATATTCACAAACCACTATGTGCCTTCGATGATGGCCGGCAACGAGCACAACCATGACAGCCAGGTGATAACGCAGATATCGGAGCTCAAACAGGCGATAGACAACATGATGATGTATTACATCAACTCCCACTCGAGCACTCTTTCAGCCTACACGCCGCTTACGCTTGGCTCATCCGGCGTGCCGATGTTTGCTACCGGGACCCAGGGACAGCTGGGCATAGTGCCTGAAGCTGGGATGCAGGATCCTTCATTCTCGGTTGTATTCAATTACACTGCTGACGGCCACAGTTTCTCTGAGAATTCAACGTCTGGAGGGGGTGTCGTCGTGAACATACCCAACAGGTACTATATCCCTCAGTCAATCCTCTATGAGAATGATGCTGTTATCCTAGGGCAGAGCAGCGGTCAGGTAATGCTCGCGAATCCAGGCTTCAATGTCACTAGCAGCGGCAATACAGTTAGTATGCGTTTGCTGCAGTTGTCTGTGGAGACACCGACATCATCAAATGTCACTTATTCCGGAACAAATACCGTGGGCCTTACTTCGCAGCTGCTTGAATTCTCGCAGGGGACATACAGCGTGAATGGCTCCATCAGAATGCAGATAGTTACGCCATTCGCCTCAGCATGGGAGAATTTCATAAATTCAGCATTCAGACAGGCAGGACTGAGCCAGGGGCATGGATTGAAGGTGAGTGTCGGAAATCTTAGCTTTCAGAATTACATTCTGACAGTAACAGTGACACCCAGTAAGGGATTTCAGATTACACTTTCTACCGCGATTGTGAGTATCGCTGCGGAGGAGTGAAAATGGCATCAACCGCAGAAACTTCACACGAGAGCGAGACACAGAGAAGGAGCATCCCATCACTCATAGGTGAAAGCTACAAACGCTTCCTTTCAAAGAGAGGGAACAGGCGTGTCAAGATCAAAATGCCCAGGGATGAGGTTGACAGGAAGATGGACTGGGCTGAGGGCAAGGGCTCTCCGTACACCGTTATACCCCCCCTCCTCAAGCCGACTATGGAAGTTGTCGAAATATACCCTGTCAGGAAAATGTATTCCTATATCAGGGTCACATACGACAGCGAATCCAGCGAATACCTTCTTGAAGCAATCGAACCGCAGCTGACAGAGACCGAGACGAAACTTCTCTCACTGCTGAAGAATTCACTGCAGCGGACGCTCGATTATGAATACAAGCAGCTCTCGCAGATGGACAGGAAGGAATACCTGAAGCGCAGCATTGAGAGTTTCCTGAGCACAAGGGGCCTTAACCTGACACCCATTACAAAGGACAAGCTTGCATATTACATCATAAGGGACTTCATCGGATACGGTCCTGTGGACATTTTTATAAACGACGTCTTCGGAGAAGACGTGAGCTGTGATGGAGTGGATGTTCCGATATTTGTATTCCACAAGAAGTACGAGAGCGTCAAAACAAATGTTGTCTTCAGGGATGAAGAACAGCTGAACTCATTTGTTGTCTACATAGGCCAGAAATGCGGTAAGCAGATAAGCGTTTCAAATCCCATACTTGACGGCACCACCCCTGAAGGTCACAGACTTCAGGCGACCTATGCGAGAGAGGTGACAAGCAGGGGATCCTCATTCACCTTCAGGCTGTTCAAGGAAAAGCCGTTCACTCCGGTGGACATGATAAACTACGGGACTGCGTCCCCAGAAATGATAGCATACCTCTGGATGAGCGTGGAAGCCGGGGAATCCGCAATGATAATAGGAGGAACGGGAAACGGCAAAACTTCCACACTCAACGCGATCTCCCTCTTCATTCCGCCGAGTGCAAAGATCGTCACGATGGAGGACACGAGGGAAATAAATCTTCCCCATGAAAACTGGATACCTGGAAGCACAAGATCCGGCGTGGGAGAGAAAAACGCCCAGGGGAAGGCGCCCGGGGAAATAGACATGTTCGACCTTGTGAGGGCAGCTCTCAGACAGAGACCTAACTACATCATTGTCGGTGAAGTCAGGGGAAAGGAAGCCTACACGATGTTTCAGGCAATGGCAACCGGGCACACGACCTACTCGACCATGCATGCAGACAGCGTCAAACTGATGATCAACAGGCTGGAGAATCCGCCAATCAACATACCGAGGATACTGCTAACCGCGCTCAGGACGGTTGTGGTACAGCAGCAGGTCAGGGTCGGAAAGGAAAATGCAAGGCGCATCCGGAATATCGTTGAACTCATAGGATTCGAGCCGGGCACCAACGAAATCATAACCAACGTTGTCTTTGAATGGGATCAGGTCAAAGATTATTTCAACTTCAAGGGGCACAGTGCCCTGTTTGACAAACTCATGGATCTGAAAAACTGGACCCACGAGGAGCTGAACGACGAGTTCAACAGAAGGATCGACATAGTGCGGTACATGGTTCTGAGAGAAATGAACAATCACATGGATATCTGGGCCCTCATCAATAAATATTACAGGGATCAGGAAGGAACGATGCAGATGGTGCGGTCGACACTCAGCAGGACTGTTAAAGTTGCGGAGGATGCGGTAGTTGTCTAGTCAGCAGGATGAGTCAAACCTGTTCAGCAGGTTCGAGGGTGTCAAGAAGAGCTACCTGGGAACAAAAACAGTAAAGTCAAAGAGGATGCTGGAAGGGCCGCATCCCATCAGGCTTCCTCATGGAACTGTCCCCGACTATGTGAAACTGACGCCCTACCAGCAGTTCTGCTGGAGAACGATGCACAGGTTTGTCGAGGCACGATTCAGGCAGAACCAGTCGCTTGAGGACAGCCTTATAAAGGCGCATATCAAGATCAGGCCCGAGGAGTACACGGCGTACGTATGGATGTCCACAATCATCGTTTTCATTATCGGTATGGCCGTGGGCGTTGTATTCGGCGGTGTCATACTCGCGCTGCTCAACCAGATTGTTGTTCTCAGAATCTCTGCCCTGATTCTTCCCGCACTGCTGCCTCCGATAATCACTTATTTTGTCCTCAATTCCCTCCCGTCCTCAAAGGCAAACACCAGGGGAAGGGATATCAACAGGCACATCGGGAGCGCAATGAGCTTCATCTCCGCGCTTGCATCCGCGGATGTCAACATTGATGTAATATTCAGCGAGCTCGCAAAACAGCCAATTTACGGAGAGGTACAGAAGGAAGCCGAGTGGATTACTAGGGATACAACACTTCTGGGTGTGGACATACTGACAGCAATAAGAAATGCAGCCGCCAGGACACCCTCGACAAAATTCCAGGACTTCCTGCAGGGTGTTGTGACAACCGCCACTTCCGGAGGCCAGCTGAAGCCTTATTTCCTCGCAAAGGCCGAACAGTTCGAAAAGGAGGACAAACTCAACACAAAGAGGGATATGGAAACACTCGGCCTCTTTGCAGAGACATTTGTGACTGTTGTTGTGGCATTCCCCCTCTT from the Candidatus Sysuiplasma jiujiangense genome contains:
- a CDS encoding type II secretion system F family protein, translated to MLEGPHPIRLPHGTVPDYVKLTPYQQFCWRTMHRFVEARFRQNQSLEDSLIKAHIKIRPEEYTAYVWMSTIIVFIIGMAVGVVFGGVILALLNQIVVLRISALILPALLPPIITYFVLNSLPSSKANTRGRDINRHIGSAMSFISALASADVNIDVIFSELAKQPIYGEVQKEAEWITRDTTLLGVDILTAIRNAAARTPSTKFQDFLQGVVTTATSGGQLKPYFLAKAEQFEKEDKLNTKRDMETLGLFAETFVTVVVAFPLFLVVIMAIMAIVNGGGSAAPVAVLFGTPLTSTVLLLFVVVLLMIPASQAGFIFFVWNLSKEAAQ
- a CDS encoding SDR family oxidoreductase, which codes for MPSRDEFNGKSVIVTGGTSGIGLATASLFAARGANVVITGKNREKGNRALAQIRGKGSVEFFKGNVSSQSDAERLVSFSERKHGGLDILVNNAGVYIAKKIDETSEEEWDWIMNTNLKGVYVVSKQSIPLLRKSSGCIVNVASVSGLVGVKNEAAYCASKGGVIQLTKAMALDYASDGIRVNAVCPGDVETPMMWEALNRVDDKNMAVEKDKALHPLGRFGKAEEVAKLIIYLSSGDAAFITGSAVSIDGGWSAY
- a CDS encoding type II/IV secretion system ATPase subunit produces the protein MASTAETSHESETQRRSIPSLIGESYKRFLSKRGNRRVKIKMPRDEVDRKMDWAEGKGSPYTVIPPLLKPTMEVVEIYPVRKMYSYIRVTYDSESSEYLLEAIEPQLTETETKLLSLLKNSLQRTLDYEYKQLSQMDRKEYLKRSIESFLSTRGLNLTPITKDKLAYYIIRDFIGYGPVDIFINDVFGEDVSCDGVDVPIFVFHKKYESVKTNVVFRDEEQLNSFVVYIGQKCGKQISVSNPILDGTTPEGHRLQATYAREVTSRGSSFTFRLFKEKPFTPVDMINYGTASPEMIAYLWMSVEAGESAMIIGGTGNGKTSTLNAISLFIPPSAKIVTMEDTREINLPHENWIPGSTRSGVGEKNAQGKAPGEIDMFDLVRAALRQRPNYIIVGEVRGKEAYTMFQAMATGHTTYSTMHADSVKLMINRLENPPINIPRILLTALRTVVVQQQVRVGKENARRIRNIVELIGFEPGTNEIITNVVFEWDQVKDYFNFKGHSALFDKLMDLKNWTHEELNDEFNRRIDIVRYMVLREMNNHMDIWALINKYYRDQEGTMQMVRSTLSRTVKVAEDAVVV